The following proteins are encoded in a genomic region of Amia ocellicauda isolate fAmiCal2 chromosome 6, fAmiCal2.hap1, whole genome shotgun sequence:
- the mettl21ca gene encoding protein-lysine methyltransferase METTL21C, whose translation METVCSVSVAEEEEAGMIQEHEEESLEEKPLSEPEKEVSDKTNDEPQTTTHKHPWEPSMYYTFNKESHNFAGYEINIQESIDSYGAIVWPAAVALCQYLENNQHQFNLHDKAVLEIGAGTGLLSIVACLLGAWVTATDMPDILGNLKMNLNKNTRNRCRYNPQVAELSWGEDLEKNYPRSVYHYDYVLAADVVYHHDCLEKLLDTMKHFCPPGTILLWANKVRFESDCKFTENFNRTFHTTLLAEFPETQVKIFMATSKETD comes from the exons ATGGAGACCGTCTGTTCAGTGAGTGTggcggaggaagaggaggctGGCATGATACAGGAGCATGAGGAAGAAAGCCTAGAAGAGAAACCCCTTTCAGAACCAGAGAAAG AAGTATCGGACAAAACTAATGATGAACcccaaacaacaacacataaaCATCCATGGGAGCCCAGTATGTACTACACTTTTAATAAAGAGTCCCATAATTTCGCCGGCTATGAGATCAACATCCAAGAGTCCATCGACTCCTATGGTGCAATTGTGTGGCCGGCG GCAGTGGCCTTGTGTCAGTACCTGGAAAACAACCAGCATCAGTTTAATCTCCACGACAAAGCCGTCCTTGAAATAGGAGCAGGAACAGGGCTGCTTTCCATTGTGGCATGTTTGCTTG GGGCCTGGGTGACTGCCACTGACATGCCGGACATCCTGGGCAATCTGAAAATGAACCTGAACAAGAACACCCGAAATCGCTGCAGATATAACCCTCAAGTGGCAGAGCTTTCATGGGGAGAGGACTTGGAAAAAAACTACCCCAGATCGGTGTACCACTATGACTATGTCTTGGCCGCAGATGTGGTCTACCACCACGATTGCCTGGAGAAACTGCTGGACACAATGAAGCACTTCTGCCCACCTGGAACAATTCTGCTGTGGGCAAACAAGGTCCGGTTTGAGTCAGACTGCAAGTTCACTGAAAATTTTAACCGCACATTTCACACTACCCTGCTGGCCGAGTTCCCCGAGACACAAGTAAAGATCTTCATGGCTACATCCAAGGAGACAGATTAG